One window from the genome of Podospora pseudocomata strain CBS 415.72m chromosome 6, whole genome shotgun sequence encodes:
- a CDS encoding hypothetical protein (EggNog:ENOG503NYRC), with the protein MDQTQPEDGKGHKRTRSAVKATRPRSSTKGPLDAADPLAPPPATSQPSTTIPPPSSSSTTTPTPAPIPPSPNPQLIPQQTPRMHPSHTPRATSPLPRSPALSPTPGTPRRPPPGSTAPLRPKDFSFLLRPEIFHPLTPLNIPPAFRNSTKQPPPETPLPELLEKGHFRAAAISAVQTLTGTGRTPQQPDPSDHVRIFDLLYTRWACLTLINSTDLAAQEVKALGDLNSAFYLSEDPTSGKTHHLVPWGLRVLNVRLQAIGFGDLRRAVMSYYELAREARVKLGEAMGAHDNSSRELWRERLEDLGVRVAGALVEMGDVKGAGEHLRGLKVGDGGKMEMMRALLWLRLGDVDAARGCVMNGEGRGVTRGEKVVLALCDMADGEYEEAVAKWRELEEEEEGDEMVMVNLAVCLLYVGRMQEGRALLEGMVDAGRSSHTLLFNLTTMYELCTERARSLKVRLSEKVAAMEETNDGWEKTNADFKL; encoded by the exons ATGGATCAGACACAACCAGAAGACGGCAAGGGCCACAAACGGACCCGGTCGGCCGTCAAAG CCACCCGCCCtcgctcctccaccaaaggTCCGCTCGACGCCGCCGA ccCGCtagccccaccaccagcaacctcccaaccatcaaccaccatcccaccaccatcatcatcatcaacaaccaccccaaccccagcacccatccccccatcccccaacccacagcTCATCCCCCAGCAAACCCCCAGAATGCACCCCTCTCACACCCCCCGCGCtacttcccccctcccccgttcCCCAGCACTTTCCCCGACACCAGGAACCCCCCGCCGGCCACCCCCAGGCAGCACCGCCCCCCTCCGACCAAAAgacttctccttcctcctccgccccgaaatcttccaccccctcaccccactcaacatcccccccgCCTTCCGCAACTCAACCAAGCAACCGCCGCCCgaaaccccccttcccgaACTCTTGGAAAAGGGCCACTTCCGCGCGGCCGCCATATCAGCCGTGCAAACCCTCACCGGAACAGGCCGCACCCCCCAGCAGCCGGACCCGTCGGACCACGTCAGGATTTTTGACTTGTTGTACACCCGGTGGGCCTGCCTGACCTTGATCAACTCGACCGACTTGGCGGCGCAGGAAGTGAAAGCGTTGGGTGATCTGAACAGCGCGTTTTATCTCTCTGAGGATCCCACCTCGGGAAAGACACATCATCTTGTTCcgtgggggttgagggtgttgaatgTACGACTGCAGGCGATTGGGTTTGGGGATTTGAGGCGGGCGGTGATGAGTTATTATGagctggcgagggaggcgagggtgaagTTGGGTGAGGCGATGGGGGCGCATGATAACTCTTCGCGGGAGctgtggagggagaggttggaggatttgggggtgagggttgcgggggcgttggtggagatgggggatgtgaagggggcgggggagcacttgagggggttgaaggttggggatggggggaagatggagatgatgagggcgttgctttggttgaggttgggggatgtggatgCCGCGAGGGGGTGTGTGAtgaatggggaggggaggggggtcacgaggggggagaaggtggtttTGGCCTTGTGTGATATGGCGGATGGGGagtatgaggaggcggtggcgaagtggagggagttggaggaggaggaagagggggatgagatggtgatggtgaatttGGCCGTTTGTTTGCTTTATGTGGGGAGGATGCAGGAG GGACGAGCATTGTTGGAGGGAATGGTGGATGCTGGTCGGTCGTCGCATACTTTGTTGTTTAATTTGACGACGATGTATGAGTTGTGCACGGAGAGGGCGCGCAGCTTGAAGGTCAGATTGTCGGAAAAGGTGGCGGCAATGGAAGAGACgaatgatggatgggagaAGACAAATGCCGATTTCAAGTTGTGA
- a CDS encoding hypothetical protein (EggNog:ENOG503P21W): MGERINIPMVDRARDAMIAISFLWVVFGFVVAGRVVARHRGIGLGLDDVLAVAAFCLTGTTIGFNAAVFSSGVGHDMVPDSPLFPTLMNNLEFMMKITFIFTIVYVWALFALKMSQLWFYLRAFSVHLKVWIWIVSGICIAWAIIFTFVLTFLCDPIEQQWTLMRIGKCMDQILVLKCVIMTNILTDLMIIVLPMRTVWSLQMRTTEKVAVASCFAIGLACVVIGLVRFGEIFVIDMIGNFTGTSFTTFMLCSIELMLAGICINIPMLRPFYTRWRKKYKSSADNSGYADPSTGQGARSGKATPLPSVKGNYNAWIELEDDKDRDSDSNNDGCSERKLTTSTAARPDPEVGSPTEPSAIHVSTKWTITRD; this comes from the exons ATGGGCGAAAGGATAAACATCCCCATGGTCGACCGGGCCCGGGACGCCATGATTGCGATATCTTTTTTATGGGTCGTCTTTGGGTTTGTGGTTGCCGGCAGGGTGGTTGCTCGACACAGGGGAATCGGGCTCGGACTCGATGATGTTCTGGCTGTCGCTGCCTTT TGCCTTACTGGAACCACCATCGGGTTCAATGCTGCAGTCTTTTCTTCTGGTGTAGGGCACGACATGGTCCCAGACTCCCCGCTATTTCCCACAC TCATGAACAACCTGGAGTTCATGATGAAGATTACCTTCATTTTCACCATCGTTTACGTCTGGGCCTTGTTTGCCCTCAAGATGAGCCAGCTGTGGTTTTACCTTCGCGCCTTTTCGGTACATCTCAAAGTCTGGATCTGGATCGTCTCGGGCATTTGCATAGCCtgggccatcatcttcaccttTGTCTTGACCTTCCTCTGCGACCCCATTGAGCAACAGTGGACACTGATGCGTATCGGCAAATGCATGGACCAAatcttggtgttgaagtGTGTCATCATGACCAACATCTTGACTGACCTCATGATCATCGTCCTACCCATGCGGACGGTTTGGTCACTGCAAATGAGGACGACAGAAAAGGTTGCCGTTGCTTCGTGCTTTGCCATCGGACTCGC TTGCGTCGTTATCGGCCTCGTCCGCTTTGGTGAAATCTTTGTCATCGACATGATTGGCAACTTCACCggcacctccttcaccactTTTATGCTCTGCAGCATCGAACTCATGCTTGCTGGCATCTGCATCAACATTCCGATGCTCCGACCCTTTTACACTCGGTGGAGAAAGAAGTACAAGTCGTCCGCCGACAACTCTGGCTATGCCGACCCCAGCACAGGCCAAGGCGCACGAAGCGGCAAGGCCACGCCATTACCATCAGTCAAGGGCAACTACAATGCTTGGATCGAGTTG GAGGACGACAAAGACCGCGACTCggacagcaacaacgacgGGTGCTCTGAACGCAAGCTGACAacgtcaacagcagcacGCCCTGACCCAGAAGTCGGCTCTCCAACCGAACCCTCGGCCATCCACGTATCGACAAAGTGGACCATCACTCGGGACTAA
- a CDS encoding hypothetical protein (EggNog:ENOG503P10Q; COG:Q): MDDGIPTTSTMESKHMSGILSADGVKSAITLTSVLSVVGVWLGYRILVCLYNISPFHPLSRFPGPKIAAASYAYEAYHDWIRGGRYGPKIQEMHKRYGPIVRINPDELHCSDPYFTDEIYAGPGRIRDKWQHQLNTGGAGPVSVTGFSTVPHELHRSRKGALSKFFSRQQMFKLEGEVLDFCHLTIDKMLRWSGKEAFDIKEAFNCFTADVISQYAFGESMGFIAQEQWEPNLATWTGSFMKSAYLMRHNALVRKMTNMMPLVADYLGEDIKNVMHQMGTVIPGYIKASLDDPNGGRVFAELVKSKALPAEEMTMYRLSGEGFNFLLAGTETTAATLSVITFWLLQQPETYRKLMDDLQGLTPTNIKWAELEQRPYLWAIVHESLRMMPGVSHRSARIARTEDLVYRTRDGKTEWVIPRGTPIGMTSMINHFDEELFPNPHSFSPERWLIDGKPNYKLQKFLIAFGKGSRSCIGESLAYCEVYLMTALIAMRIIPRAKLVNTTYEDNVKYDHDCIVPHSRNGPVTVHVRIQ, translated from the exons ATGGATGACGGGATTCCTACGACATCAACCATGGAGTCGAAACATATGTCAGGCATTTTGAGTGCTGACGGCGTCAAATCggccatcaccctcacctccgTTTTGTCAGTGGTTGGCGTTTGGCTCGGCTACCGCATCCTTGTTTGCCTGTACAACATCTCGCCCTTCCATCCTCTCTCCCGCTTCCCCGGGCCCAAGATCGCGGCTGCCAGTTACGCGTATGAAGCCTACCATGACTGGATTCGCGGGGGAAGATACGGCCCCAAGATTCAGGAGATGCATAAGCGCTATG GCCCAATCGTGAGAATCAACCCGGATGAGCTTCACTGTTCCGACCCCTACTTCACCGATGAGATCTATGCCGGTCCTGGACGCATCAGAGACAAATGGCAGCATCAGCTCAACACGGGTGGCGCCGGCCCTGTTTCCGTGACGGGCTTTTCGACTGTTCCCCACGAGCTTCACCGTTCGCGCAAGGGTGCCCTGTCCAAGTTCTTTTCCCGCCAGCAGATGTTCAAGCtcgagggggaggtgctCGACTTCTGCCACTTGACGATTGACAAGATGCTTCGCTGGTCTGGGAAGGAGGCTTTTGACATCAAGGAGGCCTTCAACTGCTTTACCGCCGACGTCATTTCCCAGTATGCTTTTGGCGAATCCATGGGCTTCATCGCTCAAGAACAATGGGAGCCCAATCTTGCGACATGGACCGGTTCCTTCATGAAGAGTGCTTATCTGATGAGGCACAACGCCCTGGTCCGCAAGATGACGAACATGATGCCCCTCGTGGCTGACTATTTGGGCGAGGATATCAAGAACGTGATGCACCAGATGGGCACTGTCATCCCTGGCTACATCAAGGCGTCTCTGGATGACCCCAACGGCGGCCGTGTGTTTGCTGAGCTTGTCAAGTCCAAGGCTCTCCCTGCGGAGGAGATGACTATGTATCGTCTCTCTGGTGAGGGGTTCAACTTTTTGCTTGCCGGTACCGAGACCACCGCG GCCACCCTGTCCGTCATCACATTTTGgcttctccaacaacccgAAACCTACAGAAAACTGATGGATGACCTCCAAGGTCTGACACCGACCAACATCAAGTGGGCCGAGCTCGAACAGCGCCCGTACCTCTGGGCCATTGTCCACGAATCCCTCCGCATGATGCCCGGTGTCTCGCACAGATCGGCCAGAATCGCCCGTACCGAGGACCTGGTGTACCGCACCCGAGATGGCAAGACTGAATGGGTCATCCCCAGAGGCACTCCCATCGGCATGACCAGCATGATCAACCACTTCGACGAGGagctcttccccaacccacacTCCTTCTCCCCGGAGCGGTGGTTGATTGACGGAAAGCCAAACTACAAGCTGCAGAAGTTCTTGATTGCCTTTGGCAAGGGCAGCCGGTCGTGCATTGGTGAGAGCTTGGCCTACTGCGAGGTGTATCTCATGACTGCCCTGATCGCCATGCGCATCATTCCAAGGGCCAAGCTCGTCAACACCACATATGAGGACAACGTCAAGTACGATCATGATTGCATTGTGCCTCATTCCAGAAACGGTCCTGTCACTGTCCATGTGCGGATCCAGTAA
- a CDS encoding hypothetical protein (EggNog:ENOG503P3BV; COG:S), whose translation MGTLVPPWYKPDPPSEHSLDLASFLWGASTAIACFSFAKAVRQTRRSWLHTHKVNAYIVMVWLEWTACVIMSVVSWLFLIGIIPVSFWIFFGLLVLWVVQIQCLSQILCNRLSLLFFNPDDARRLKLGVGLAVGVINISVFCIWLPARLQISETFINLNNIWDRVEKALFLIIDCCLNIYFMYMVRTKLIANGLKKYELVYTFNLFMMVVSLLLDVGIIALMSWEDDAVYMQAHPLVYLVKLCVEMNLAELLGKVIRKSRERRTTPFLRTHIDNITSPLTRTTTAATATTTANTMPTSILPDGNIFGGCPHFRHLPGCNCDNNNNNNNERLFHRNWNLNMIGSAGHREGSYTGGELYNYFAHGGPGERRRATGDILDDAAGLWSSGEDTPVVSPRVERDIEAEGGLGGSGRNNQERRDDRGNETNRARGGKRGVERPTGSRKPSAGSSTLVHQESGSGSGSLGSSIRKEGRDKREGEDPWEE comes from the exons ATGGGAACACTTGTTCCTCCCTGGTACAAACCAGATCCACCCAGCGAGCACTCGCTGGACCTCGCCAGCTTCCTCTGGGGAGCCTCGACAGCCATCGCATGCTTCAGCTTTGCCAAGGCTGTCCGCCAGACCAGGCGGTCATGGCTTCATACACACAAGGTCAACGCCTACATTGTCATGGTGTGGCTGGAGTGGACTGCCTGCGTGATCATGTCGGTCGTCAGCTGGTTGTTCCTCATTGGGATCATCCCGGTGAGCTTTTGGATCTTCTTTGGTCTTC TCGTTCTCTGGGTAGTTCAG ATCCAATGCCTTTCCCAAATCCTCTGCAaccgcctctccctcctcttcttcaaccccgaCGACGCCCGGCGCCTCAAACTTGGCGTTGGCCTCGCCGTCGGCGTGATCAACATCAGCGTATTTTGCATCTGGCTCCCCGCCCGCCTCCAGATCAGCGAGAcgttcatcaacctcaacaacatctGGGACAGGGTTGAAAAGGCTCTCTTCCTAATCATCGACTGCTGCCTCAACATCTACTTCATGTACATGGTCCGCACAAAGCTGATCGCCAACGGACTGAAGAAGTACGAGTTGGTGTACACGTTTAACCTGTTCATGATGGTCGTGTCGCTGTTGCTGGATGTGGGTATCATTGCTCTGATGTCatgggaggatgatgctgt ATACATGCAAGCACACCCCCTCGTCTACCTCGTCAAACTCTGCGTTGAAATGAACCTAGCCGAGCTACTAGGTAAAGTCATCCGGAAGTCCCGCGAGCGTCGCACCACCCCGTTTCTCCGAACCCACATCGATAATATCACCTCGCCGTTGACACGAACGACGACAGCAGCCACTGCTACCACGACAGCCAATACGATGCCCACGTCAATATTACCCGACGGGAACATCTTTGGGGGGTGCCCGCATTTTCGGCATCTTCCTGGTTGCAACTGcgataacaacaacaacaacaacaatgagAGACTGTTTCACCGAAATTGGAACCTCAATATGATTGGGTCTGCTGGGCATAGGGAAGGGAGTTATACCGGGGGGGAGCTGTATAATTATTTTGCGCATGGGGGAccgggggagaggaggagggcgacggGGGATATTTTGGATGATGCGGCGGGTTTGTGGAGCAGTGGGGAGGATACTCCGGTGGTGAGCCCCCgggtggagagggatatTGAGGcagaaggggggttggggggttcgGGGAGAAATAATCAGGAGCGGAGAGATGATAGGGGTAATGAGACCAACAGAGCTCGGGGCGGGAAAAGGGGTGTTGAGAGGCCCACCGGGTCCAGGAAACCTAGCGCTGGGTCGAGCACGCTTGTCCACCAGGAGAGTGGCAGTGGGAGTGGTAGTCTTGGGAGTAGTAtcaggaaggaggggagggataagagggagggggaggaccCATGGGAGGAGTAG
- a CDS encoding hypothetical protein (EggNog:ENOG503PYQU), translating to MTRILITLLAAAAAIQQAIALPVADADVDLVATRPPRPTGRPTGFVPPVKPTKSVVLPPKPTRSVVLPPKPTKSVKPPPPKPTKSAAPPKPTKPVLPPKPTKPVLPPKPTKPVLPPKPTKSKAARDEPKPTRSVRPPPPKPTKSAVVPPKPTKPVTPPKPTKPVLPPKPTKPVTPPKPTKPVTPPKPTKPVTPPKPTKSVVLPPKPTKSVVLPPKPTLSVVLPPKPTRSVVLPPKPTKPPVLTISRTARPPRPTLTRTKAAREEPPKPTRPVTPPKPTKPVTPPKPTKPVTPPKPTKPVTPPKPTKPVTPPKPTKSVTPPKPTKPVTPPKPTKPVTPPKPTKPVTPPKPTKPVTPPKPTATRSARPLPPLPTKSFTRVPRPTPA from the exons ATGACTCGcattctcatcaccctcctcgctgCGGCTGCGGCCATTCAGCAGGCCATTGCCCTGCCTGTGGCTGATGCCGATGTCGACCTTGTGGCTACTCGTCCCCCCCGCCCGACTGGCCGTCCCACAGGCTTCGTTCCTCCCGTCAAGCCGACCAAGTCTGTGGTTCTTCCGCCCAAGCCTACCAGGTCCGTGGTTCTGCCGCCCAAGCCTACCAAGTCGGTCAAGCCGCCTCCCCCGAAGCCGACCAAGAGCGCTGCTCCTCCCAAGCCGACCAAGCCAGTCCTCCCTCCTAAGCCGACTAAGCCGGTCCTtcctcccaagcccaccaagccggtcctcccccccaagcccaccaagtCCAAGGCTGCTCGCGATGAGCCCAAGCCTACCCGCTCCgtccgccctcccccccccaagcCGACCAAGTCCGCTGTTGTGCCCCCCAAGCCAACCAAGCCCGTGActcctcccaagcccacGAAGCCggtcctccctcccaagccGACTAAGCCAGTGACTCCCCCCAAGCCTACCAAGCCTGTCACTCCCCCCAAGCCTACCAAGCCTGTCACCCCTCCCAAGCCAACCAAGTCTGTCGTCCTTCCTCCTAAGCCAACCAAGTCTGTCGTCCTTCCCCCCAAGCCGACTCTCTCCGTTGTGCTCCCACCCAAGCCAACTCGCTCGGTTGTGCTCCCGCCCAAGCCAACCAAGCCCCCCGTCTTGACCATCAGCCGCACCGCTCGCCCGCCTCGCCCAACACTGACCAGGACCAAGGCTGCCCGTGAGgagccccccaagcccaccag gccagTGACCCCTCCCAAGCCAACGAAGCCCGTCACTCCTCCCAAGCCAACCAAGCCAGTGactccccccaagcccaccaagccagTGACCCCTCCCAAGCCAACGAAGCCCGTCACTCCCCCTAAGCCAACGAAGTCCGTCACTCCTCCCAAGCCAACCAAGCCAGTGactccccccaagcccaccaagccagtgacccctcccaagcccaccaagccagtcaccccccccaagcccaccaagccagTGACTCCCCCCAAGCCGACCGCCACCCGCAGCGctcgcccccttccccccctccccaccaagagcTTCACCCGCGTCCCTCGCCCTACTCCCGCTTAA